In a single window of the Zonotrichia albicollis isolate bZonAlb1 chromosome 23, bZonAlb1.hap1, whole genome shotgun sequence genome:
- the FAM187A gene encoding Ig-like V-type domain-containing protein FAM187A: MGTRLLGATILLSLLDVLQAFAIEKKGDVFKKTACPAFLVFENVAYLADMTFELPCKCKPEEASSVVWYFQKNLHSHETTVLTDFNGTVIVDSKQVRAGSDLLRRFSIRLFSLIVFRAQVRDSGHYLCGTKEGLFFYGYDVDVQPTKKITVAFLDKDQHVQEDHKEKEFTLFTTFWDWTRCDRCGVRGEQRRIGLCYVQSAQLKPRYRTALPNVSSCGSRAVPKPFGRLIRLRSPEVAVRSCLAPCQQKEAPAEGVQSISNVVYKLGEKPQLPRVPIQYHNQPPKTDLVISCPGARPEHAVAWDKGSVRLYRAHYLVGVRKHMRLFIDHGNHLHLQRLRRRDKATYFCWREGELVAGFQLTVTFEPRRQRSPSDPESIFVMRAVGISFAVIVGIFFLIHLSHCRAEVFRKLAKL; this comes from the coding sequence ATGGGGACGAGGCTGCTGGGAGCCACCattctcctgtccctgctggatgTTCTCCAGGCCTTTGCCATTGAGAAGAAAGGGGATGTGTTCAAGAAGACGGCGTGTCCCGCCTTCCTGGTGTTTGAGAACGTCGCCTACCTGGCAGACATGACCTTCGAGCTGCCCTGCAAGTGCAAACCCGAGGAGGCCTCCTCTGTGGTCTGGTACTTCCAGAAGAACCTGCACAGCCACGAAACCACGGTGCTGACGGACTTCAACGGCACCGTGATCGTGGATTCCAAGCAGGTGCGCGCGGGCAGCGACCTCCTGAGGCGCTTCAGCATCCGCCTGTTCAGCCTGATCGTGTTCCGAGCCCAGGTGAGGGACTCTGGCCATTACCTGTGCGGCACCAAGGAAGGGCTCTTCTTCTACGGCTACGACGTGGACGTGCAGCCCACCAAGAAGATCACCGTGGCTTTCCTGGATAAAGACCAGCACGTCCAAGAGGACCACAAGGAGAAGGAGTTTACGCTGTTCACCACGTTCTGGGACTGGACGCGCTGTGACCGCTGCGGGGTGCGGGGCGAGCAGCGGCGCATCGGGCTGTGCTATGTGCAGAGCGCCCAGCTGAAACCCCGGTACCGCACGGCGCTGCCCAACGTCAGCTCCTGCGGCTCCAGGGCCGTGCCCAAACCCTTCGGGCGCCTCATCCGCCTCCGCAGCCCCGAGGTGGCCGTCAGGAGCTGCCTGGCCCCTTGCCAGCAGAAGGAAGCCCCCGCAGAGGGCGTGCAGTCCATCTCCAACGTCGTTTACAAGCTGGGCGAGAAGCCGCAGctgccccgtgtccccatccAGTACCACAACCAGCCCCCCAAAACTGACCTGGTGATTTCGTGCCCGGGGGCACGGCCGGAGCACGCCGTGGCCTGGGACAAGGGATCCGTGCGGCTCTACCGTGCCCACTACCTGGTGGGGGTGAGGAAGCACATGAGGCTCTTCATCGACCACGGGAACCACCTGCACCTGCAGCGGCTGCGCAGGAGGGACAAAGCCACCTACTTCTGCTGGCGGGAGGGCGAGCTGGTGGCCGGCTTCCAGCTCACTGTCACCTTCGAGCCGCGGCGCCAGCGCAGCCCCAGCGACCCCGAGTCCATCTTCGTCATGAGGGCTGTGGGCATCAGCTTCGCCGTCATCGTCGGCATCTTCTTCCTCATCCACCTGTcccactgcagggctgaggTGTTCAGGAAACTGGCCAAGTTGTAG